The Candidatus Methylomirabilota bacterium genome includes a window with the following:
- a CDS encoding nitrite/sulfite reductase, whose protein sequence is MSELELHHHWADDEEIDTFECFVQDFWTGRVNPDDFKRFRLQHGVYGQRQQDVQMVRVKIPWGGLTADQIERLADVADRTPRGVGHVTTRQNVQFHFVPLAEVTPLLRELAEVGLTTREACGNTVRNVTVGHCAGVCPAEIFDPTPYADAVARFLLRNAMNQNLPRKFKIAFSGCPDDTGITPIHDVGVRAAVREAEGVATHGFEVLLGGGLGPAPQLAQALEEFTPAADLLPTVAAIVRVFDRHGNRENRNLARLKFVVKKLGIDAVRGLVHKEREALRLTMTFPAVTPWVETPPPAGPADGWPAGPADPGYPRWRSTNVLAQKQRGYAMVHIRLVRGDVTGRELRTVARIARELGDGRARTSNQQNLVLRWIPVKALPGVHAALAAVGLALPGAERLIDVTTCPGADTCQLGITSSRGLALALSERIERALPELADAEGVRIKISGCPNSCGQHHIAAIGLFGGARKFHGEQAPTYQLLVGARLAGGAPRYSKALARIPARQVPDAVQALLERFRDERAPAETFDSFVDRVGVQRLAEIVAPWSELPPLAEAPERYLDWDSGQRFTLETGPGECAA, encoded by the coding sequence ATGAGCGAGCTCGAGCTGCACCACCACTGGGCGGACGACGAGGAAATCGACACGTTCGAGTGCTTCGTCCAGGATTTCTGGACCGGCCGCGTCAACCCGGACGACTTCAAGCGGTTCCGTCTGCAGCACGGCGTCTACGGCCAGCGACAGCAGGACGTGCAGATGGTGCGCGTGAAGATCCCGTGGGGTGGGCTGACCGCCGATCAGATCGAGCGTCTCGCCGACGTCGCGGACAGGACGCCGCGCGGCGTCGGGCACGTGACCACGCGCCAGAACGTGCAGTTCCACTTCGTCCCCCTGGCCGAGGTCACCCCCCTGTTGCGCGAGCTGGCAGAGGTGGGGCTCACCACGCGCGAGGCGTGCGGCAACACGGTGCGCAACGTGACCGTCGGGCACTGCGCCGGCGTGTGCCCCGCCGAGATCTTCGATCCCACTCCGTACGCGGATGCGGTGGCCCGCTTCCTTCTGCGCAATGCCATGAACCAGAACCTGCCCCGCAAGTTCAAGATCGCCTTCTCCGGTTGTCCCGACGACACGGGCATCACGCCGATCCATGACGTCGGTGTCCGCGCCGCCGTGCGCGAGGCGGAGGGCGTCGCGACGCACGGCTTCGAGGTCCTGCTCGGCGGCGGACTGGGACCGGCGCCGCAGCTGGCCCAGGCCCTGGAGGAGTTCACGCCCGCGGCCGACCTGTTGCCGACCGTCGCCGCCATCGTGCGCGTGTTCGACCGCCACGGAAACCGGGAGAACCGGAACCTGGCCCGGCTGAAGTTCGTCGTCAAGAAGCTCGGCATCGACGCCGTCCGTGGCCTGGTGCACAAAGAGCGCGAGGCGCTGCGGCTGACGATGACGTTCCCCGCCGTCACGCCATGGGTGGAGACGCCGCCGCCCGCCGGCCCGGCCGATGGATGGCCCGCCGGTCCGGCCGATCCGGGGTACCCTCGCTGGCGGTCCACCAACGTGCTGGCCCAGAAGCAGCGGGGTTACGCGATGGTCCACATCCGGCTCGTCCGCGGCGACGTCACGGGGCGCGAGCTGCGCACGGTGGCCCGGATCGCGCGCGAGCTCGGCGATGGTCGGGCGCGGACGAGCAACCAGCAGAACCTGGTGCTGCGCTGGATCCCCGTGAAGGCGCTGCCCGGGGTCCACGCCGCGCTGGCGGCCGTGGGCCTCGCGCTGCCGGGCGCCGAGCGCCTCATCGACGTGACGACGTGCCCGGGCGCCGATACGTGCCAGCTCGGGATCACATCGTCGCGGGGGCTGGCCCTGGCCCTGAGCGAGCGGATCGAGCGCGCGCTGCCCGAGCTCGCCGACGCCGAGGGCGTGCGCATCAAGATCTCCGGTTGCCCCAACTCCTGCGGACAGCACCACATCGCCGCCATCGGGCTCTTCGGCGGCGCGCGCAAGTTCCACGGCGAGCAGGCGCCGACCTACCAGCTCCTGGTCGGCGCGCGCCTCGCCGGCGGCGCCCCGCGCTACAGCAAAGCCCTGGCCCGCATCCCGGCGCGGCAGGTCCCCGACGCCGTGCAGGCGCTGCTCGAGCGCTTCCGGGACGAGCGCGCGCCGGCCGAGACGTTCGACAGCTTCGTGGACCGCGTCGGCGTTCAGCGCCTCGCCGAGATCGTCGCGCCGTGGTCCGAGCTGCCGCCGCTGGCCGAAGCGCCCGAGCGGTACCTGGACTGGGACTCCGGCCAGCGGTTCACCCTCGAGACCGGCCCGGGAGAGTGCGCGGCGTAG
- the cobA gene encoding uroporphyrinogen-III C-methyltransferase: MPRGTVALVGAGPGDPGLLTVRGRRLLRRADVVVYDRLVDRRLLALAPDGAVRIFAGKATGRHALDQRRINDVLIAHARQGCRVVRLKGGDPFVFGRGGEEAEALAAAGIPFQIVPGVTSAIAVPAYAGIPVTHRRLASSFAVVTGHEDSRRASPRVDWTRLATAVDTLVILMGRTALPSIARELVTAGQAPSTPVAVVRAGTTPDQQVLRGTLGDIAARVAAAHLDSPVVIIVGEVARLRLTAPRRPPPASTNGLTGRGRPEYV, encoded by the coding sequence ATGCCTCGGGGAACGGTGGCCCTCGTCGGCGCCGGACCCGGTGATCCGGGCCTGCTCACCGTGCGCGGTCGCCGCCTGCTCCGGCGCGCCGACGTGGTGGTCTACGACCGCCTGGTCGATCGGCGGCTGCTGGCCCTGGCCCCGGACGGCGCCGTGCGCATTTTTGCGGGCAAGGCCACCGGCCGGCATGCCCTCGACCAGCGGCGGATCAACGACGTGCTGATCGCACACGCCCGGCAGGGGTGCCGGGTCGTGCGGCTCAAGGGCGGGGACCCGTTCGTGTTCGGCCGCGGCGGCGAGGAGGCCGAAGCCCTGGCGGCGGCCGGAATCCCGTTCCAGATCGTGCCCGGTGTCACCTCGGCCATCGCCGTCCCGGCATACGCCGGCATCCCGGTCACCCACCGGCGGCTGGCGTCGTCGTTCGCCGTCGTGACGGGGCACGAGGACAGTCGCCGGGCGAGCCCCCGGGTCGACTGGACGCGACTCGCCACCGCGGTGGACACGCTGGTGATCCTCATGGGCCGCACGGCCCTGCCGAGCATCGCGCGCGAGCTGGTCACCGCCGGACAGGCGCCGTCGACGCCGGTCGCCGTGGTGCGGGCGGGGACAACCCCGGACCAGCAGGTGCTCAGGGGAACCCTCGGCGACATTGCCGCCCGGGTGGCGGCGGCGCACCTCGACTCGCCGGTCGTCATCATCGTCGGCGAGGTCGCGCGCCTGCGGCTCACCGCGCCCCGAAGGCCGCCGCCGGCCTCCACGAACGGCTTGACTGGAAGGGGACGTCCAGAGTACGTCTAG
- a CDS encoding response regulator: protein MSEASRILVVDDEPAVAEVLLDFFAEAGYTVDVALTGRDALTLIQRAPPDVVLLDIRMPDMDGVEVLRRIRAAHPTLPVIMITANDDIGLARATLKMGALDYVSKPFDYGYLAQAVATACVYRPTG, encoded by the coding sequence ATGAGTGAGGCGTCCCGAATCCTCGTGGTCGACGATGAACCGGCGGTCGCCGAGGTGCTCCTGGATTTCTTCGCGGAGGCCGGCTACACCGTGGACGTCGCCCTGACGGGCCGGGATGCCCTGACGCTGATCCAGCGGGCGCCGCCCGACGTCGTCCTGCTCGATATCCGGATGCCCGACATGGACGGCGTCGAAGTGCTCCGTCGGATCCGGGCCGCGCACCCGACGCTCCCGGTCATCATGATCACGGCGAACGACGACATCGGCCTGGCGCGGGCGACGCTGAAGATGGGGGCCCTCGACTACGTGTCCAAACCGTTCGACTACGGCTACCTGGCCCAGGCGGTGGCCACCGCCTGCGTGTATCGGCCGACCGGGTGA
- a CDS encoding sigma-54 dependent transcriptional regulator, whose product MRPVVLVVDDDPGLRESFHLILEDEYEVVEAADGATALGILRASQVDLVLLDIRLPEMDGIEVLERIKAIDEAVEVILVTAVKTVRTAVAAMKLGAFDYLTKPFEEDELLALIRRALERRSLEREIVFLRSELARQQDFDELVGQHPEMQKLYHLIAQVARTTTTVLIAGESGTGKELVARAIHRQGPRRDRPFVPVSPAALSDSLVESELFGHERGAFTGAFQRKVGRFEMAHGGTLFLDEISLIRPELQAKLLRVLQEREFERVGGTRSIRFDARIIAATNVDLKQAVTDGRFREDLYYRLHVVPIAVPPLRERREDIPLLAQHFVRQYSQQFNRRIEGLSPEAMAVLQEYRWPGNVRELLNVVERLVALAEGPVIGLGDLPLDLLVPDQRVRPPAAGFSLVEATEDFERQIVLRILERVRWNVSEAARLLGVHRNSLKVKLARWGLRRPEGAA is encoded by the coding sequence ATGCGGCCCGTCGTGCTCGTCGTCGACGACGATCCAGGACTACGCGAGTCGTTCCACCTGATCCTGGAGGACGAGTACGAGGTGGTCGAAGCCGCCGACGGCGCGACCGCGCTCGGGATCCTCCGCGCCAGCCAGGTCGATCTGGTGCTCCTCGACATCCGCCTGCCCGAGATGGACGGCATCGAGGTGCTGGAGCGCATCAAGGCGATCGACGAGGCGGTCGAGGTCATCCTCGTCACCGCCGTCAAGACCGTGCGCACGGCCGTGGCGGCGATGAAGCTCGGAGCCTTCGATTACCTCACCAAGCCCTTCGAGGAAGACGAGCTGCTGGCGCTCATCCGGCGGGCCCTGGAGCGGCGCTCGCTGGAGCGGGAGATCGTCTTCCTGCGCTCGGAGCTGGCCCGCCAGCAGGACTTCGACGAGCTGGTGGGACAGCACCCCGAGATGCAGAAGCTCTACCACCTGATCGCCCAGGTGGCCCGGACGACCACGACGGTGCTCATCGCAGGGGAAAGTGGCACGGGCAAGGAGCTGGTCGCCCGGGCCATCCACCGTCAGGGACCGCGGCGCGACCGGCCCTTCGTGCCGGTGAGCCCGGCCGCGCTGTCGGACAGCCTGGTGGAGTCCGAGCTGTTCGGCCACGAGCGGGGCGCGTTCACCGGAGCCTTCCAGCGCAAGGTAGGACGGTTCGAGATGGCCCACGGCGGCACGCTGTTCCTGGACGAGATCAGCCTGATCCGGCCCGAGCTGCAGGCCAAGCTGCTCCGCGTGTTGCAGGAGCGCGAGTTCGAGCGGGTAGGCGGCACTCGCTCGATACGGTTCGACGCCCGGATCATCGCGGCCACGAACGTCGACCTCAAGCAGGCCGTGACCGACGGACGGTTCCGGGAGGACCTCTACTACCGCCTGCACGTGGTGCCGATCGCGGTGCCGCCGCTGCGCGAACGGCGGGAGGACATCCCCTTGCTCGCCCAGCACTTCGTCCGCCAGTACAGCCAGCAGTTCAACCGCCGCATCGAAGGGCTCTCGCCGGAAGCCATGGCCGTCCTCCAGGAGTACCGCTGGCCAGGCAACGTGCGGGAGCTGCTGAACGTCGTCGAGCGGCTGGTGGCGCTCGCCGAGGGGCCGGTCATCGGCCTCGGTGACCTCCCGCTCGACCTGCTCGTCCCTGACCAGCGCGTCCGCCCGCCCGCGGCGGGCTTTTCCCTGGTCGAGGCCACCGAGGACTTCGAACGTCAGATCGTGTTGCGCATCCTCGAGCGCGTGCGGTGGAACGTCAGCGAGGCCGCCCGCCTGCTGGGCGTCCACCGTAACTCGCTCAAGGTGAAGCTGGCCCGCTGGGGCCTGCGGCGTCCGGAGGGAGCCGCCTAG
- a CDS encoding bifunctional precorrin-2 dehydrogenase/sirohydrochlorin ferrochelatase, with amino-acid sequence MSFSYPIALDLAGRAVVVIGGGAVAQRKVEGLGAAGARVTVIAPELTSALGDLVRAQVFVHVPREYRDGDLEGQDLAFVAVGDPAVGDAVVDEARRRRVWVNAADDPARCDFVLPSILRRGALIVAVTTSGTCPALARAVRERVADVVTEEYGELAAVVADVRRELRQQGASPEAEIWRRAIDDELPRLIREGRRADARRRLRERLGAT; translated from the coding sequence GTGAGCTTCTCCTACCCGATCGCGCTGGATCTGGCGGGGCGCGCGGTGGTCGTCATCGGCGGCGGCGCGGTGGCCCAGCGCAAGGTCGAAGGCCTTGGTGCGGCAGGCGCTCGGGTGACCGTGATCGCGCCCGAGCTGACGTCCGCGCTCGGTGACCTGGTCCGGGCACAGGTGTTCGTTCATGTCCCGCGCGAGTACCGCGACGGCGACCTGGAAGGGCAGGACCTGGCGTTCGTCGCCGTCGGTGACCCGGCCGTGGGCGACGCCGTAGTCGACGAAGCCCGCCGCCGGCGCGTCTGGGTGAACGCGGCCGATGATCCAGCGCGCTGCGACTTCGTCCTGCCCTCCATCCTGCGCCGCGGCGCCCTGATCGTCGCCGTGACGACAAGCGGGACCTGCCCGGCGCTGGCCCGGGCGGTGCGAGAGCGCGTCGCCGACGTCGTCACCGAGGAGTACGGCGAGCTAGCGGCAGTCGTGGCCGACGTCCGCCGGGAGCTACGCCAGCAGGGGGCCAGCCCGGAGGCCGAGATCTGGCGCCGGGCGATCGACGACGAGCTGCCGCGGCTGATCCGTGAAGGCCGACGGGCCGACGCCCGCCGGCGCCTGCGCGAGCGGCTCGGAGCCACCTGA
- a CDS encoding ATP-binding protein yields MGGRLAFSSLRARLLAGTVLIIVLVMGAVTAVVEHRQRDAIVAEFERRGAVLARNLAAMSYGPLLLYNFTALEQNVERVSGETDVVYAIVLDAEGRVAAHNRRPERVGTVLAGPIHEAAARAAGPLVQQTLAGDTREPIYDFAMPVFVGAQKWGTVRVGLSRWRMDAEITRTRLELIAIAGVTLLLGAAAAALVARRIARPVQQLEAGASAIARGELNQRIAPTTSDEIGRLAAAFNHMAAQLSQQRAALEEVHGELKRRFEELADLKTYTDSILSSVTSGIVTVDLEGRVVTLNPVAELLTGYFAGEAAGRYCTEVFAATPELGEILMETLASRASIVNVNMSLRRRTGAALPVEVSTAPLKGGDGKDLGAVSVVRDLTTVRNLETQLRRSDRLAALGTLAAGLAHEIKTPLTSILTFTRQLVRRFDDEYFRGRFQSVVPRELERINGIVERLMELARPARLTFSTVRLPLLLDRVVELHTHELEARGILVVREYARDVPPIQADEEAIYRALVNVVSNAVDAMGQGGRLTLRLGWPEGAEMRAGRLRLFNRRIMIEVSDTGTGIAPRDAERVFNPFFTTRDRGTGLGLALTHKIVEDHGGAIDFRSRPGAGTTFRIALPVVAEPAVGAEVDNDGH; encoded by the coding sequence ATGGGCGGCCGACTCGCCTTCTCGTCTCTGCGGGCCCGGCTGCTGGCCGGCACGGTGCTCATCATCGTGCTCGTGATGGGAGCGGTCACCGCCGTGGTCGAGCACCGGCAACGCGACGCCATCGTGGCGGAGTTCGAGCGGCGCGGCGCGGTGCTGGCGCGGAACCTGGCCGCGATGTCCTACGGCCCCCTGCTCCTCTACAACTTCACCGCGCTCGAGCAGAACGTCGAGCGCGTGAGCGGGGAGACGGACGTGGTCTACGCCATCGTCCTCGACGCGGAGGGCCGGGTCGCCGCGCACAACCGCCGTCCCGAGCGGGTGGGAACGGTGCTGGCCGGACCGATTCACGAGGCGGCCGCCCGGGCCGCCGGGCCGCTGGTGCAGCAGACCCTCGCCGGCGACACGCGCGAGCCCATCTACGACTTCGCCATGCCAGTCTTCGTCGGCGCCCAGAAATGGGGCACGGTCCGTGTCGGACTCTCGCGCTGGCGGATGGACGCCGAGATCACGAGGACGCGCCTGGAGCTGATCGCCATCGCGGGGGTGACACTCCTCCTGGGCGCCGCCGCCGCCGCGCTCGTGGCCCGCCGCATCGCCCGCCCGGTCCAGCAGCTCGAGGCCGGGGCCTCGGCCATCGCCCGCGGTGAGCTGAACCAGCGGATCGCGCCGACGACCTCCGACGAGATCGGGCGCCTGGCCGCGGCCTTCAATCACATGGCGGCCCAGCTCTCGCAGCAGCGGGCGGCGCTGGAGGAGGTGCACGGCGAGCTGAAGCGGCGGTTCGAGGAGCTCGCCGACCTCAAGACGTACACCGACAGCATCCTGAGCTCGGTCACGAGCGGGATCGTCACGGTGGATCTGGAGGGAAGGGTGGTGACGCTCAACCCCGTGGCCGAACTGCTGACCGGCTACTTCGCCGGGGAGGCGGCGGGCCGCTACTGCACCGAGGTCTTCGCCGCCACGCCCGAGCTGGGCGAGATTTTGATGGAGACCCTGGCCAGCCGCGCATCGATCGTCAACGTCAACATGAGCCTGCGCCGGCGGACGGGAGCGGCGCTGCCGGTGGAGGTCAGCACGGCGCCGCTCAAGGGCGGCGACGGCAAAGATCTGGGCGCGGTGAGTGTCGTGCGCGATCTCACCACCGTGCGGAATCTCGAGACCCAGCTCCGACGCTCGGATCGTCTGGCGGCCCTGGGGACGCTGGCCGCCGGCCTGGCCCACGAGATCAAGACGCCGCTCACGTCGATCTTGACCTTCACCCGTCAGCTGGTGCGTCGCTTCGACGACGAGTACTTCCGTGGGCGCTTTCAGAGCGTGGTGCCGCGGGAGCTGGAGCGGATCAACGGCATCGTCGAGCGGCTGATGGAGCTGGCCCGCCCGGCCCGCCTGACGTTCTCGACGGTGCGGCTGCCCCTGCTCCTCGACCGCGTAGTGGAGCTCCACACCCACGAGCTGGAGGCGCGCGGGATTTTGGTCGTGCGCGAGTACGCCCGTGACGTGCCCCCGATCCAGGCCGACGAGGAAGCCATCTACCGGGCGCTGGTCAACGTGGTGAGCAACGCGGTGGACGCGATGGGCCAGGGAGGGCGATTGACCCTCCGACTGGGCTGGCCGGAGGGCGCCGAGATGCGGGCCGGGCGATTGCGCCTCTTCAACCGCCGGATCATGATCGAGGTGAGCGATACCGGTACCGGAATCGCGCCGCGCGACGCCGAGCGCGTCTTCAACCCCTTCTTCACCACCAGGGATCGCGGGACCGGGCTGGGCCTGGCTCTGACCCACAAGATCGTGGAGGACCACGGCGGCGCCATCGACTTCCGCAGCCGGCCCGGCGCCGGCACGACGTTCCGCATCGCCCTGCCCGTCGTGGCCGAACCCGCGGTGGGGGCGGAGGTTGATAACGACGGTCACTGA
- a CDS encoding universal stress protein: MTPRRILVPLDGRRASEAALAIAGELASAAGGTLYVIRVLETPGPSAEASVRHRAAAQQATRYLGSVRQRVTAEAGVELSTAVWSGSPAAAIVKAAELIEADMIVMATGARSGAPPKLVGSVVERVLAGTRRPVVVVTAPEALVDTSLGDAAPLPNRVLTDAETRLPADPPAAGDRALAPTEAYLESLRPVEECERDVVRMVTTIQDAAKRLERWQAVHVAHAGAGFPKEVTMAGRAIDATTWPTAGQLADTLADWHSAAESARVAWSHVPDEERSGLPPPP, translated from the coding sequence ATGACGCCCCGCCGAATTCTGGTGCCGCTCGACGGACGCCGGGCCTCCGAAGCCGCGCTGGCCATCGCCGGCGAGCTGGCAAGCGCGGCCGGAGGAACCCTCTACGTGATCCGGGTGCTGGAGACGCCGGGGCCCAGTGCAGAGGCGTCGGTTCGGCACCGAGCCGCCGCGCAGCAAGCCACGCGCTACCTGGGCTCGGTCCGCCAGCGGGTCACGGCTGAGGCCGGTGTCGAGCTCAGTACCGCCGTGTGGTCGGGGTCGCCGGCCGCGGCCATCGTCAAGGCCGCGGAGTTGATCGAAGCGGACATGATCGTCATGGCGACCGGTGCCCGTTCCGGTGCCCCGCCGAAGCTGGTCGGCAGTGTCGTCGAACGTGTGCTCGCCGGGACGAGACGCCCCGTGGTCGTGGTCACCGCCCCCGAGGCGCTGGTCGACACATCGCTCGGTGATGCCGCGCCGCTCCCCAACCGCGTGCTGACCGACGCGGAAACTCGTCTGCCGGCCGACCCGCCAGCGGCTGGCGATCGCGCGCTGGCGCCGACCGAGGCCTACCTCGAGTCTCTGCGCCCCGTGGAGGAGTGCGAGCGAGACGTCGTCCGCATGGTGACGACGATCCAGGACGCGGCCAAGCGCCTCGAGCGCTGGCAGGCGGTCCACGTTGCCCACGCCGGGGCCGGCTTCCCGAAGGAAGTCACGATGGCGGGCCGGGCCATCGACGCCACCACGTGGCCCACGGCCGGACAGCTGGCCGACACCCTGGCCGACTGGCATTCCGCGGCGGAGTCGGCGCGGGTCGCCTGGAGCCACGTCCCGGACGAGGAGCGCTCCGGGCTCCCGCCACCGCCGTAG
- a CDS encoding uroporphyrinogen-III synthase: MPSLLGRTIALTESRRAAELATLVSNLGGRPYAAPAVREVIRRDRGPALAALERVVAGEVAAVIFMTGVGARALFALATEAGRREALLSALARLLVVPRGRKALAALREAGVTPGVVPAVPTSAGVLDALAAWDLSSRAVAIQLAGDENAVLVDGLRARGVEVVEVPLYEWTLPEDCRPLEQLVHDLPTGRVDAIAFTSAPQVRHLFLVAERAGLADTVAAALRDRVLTAVVGPVCGAALKERGVTPAVEAEKDTMGALIHAIAARLGQA; this comes from the coding sequence ATGCCGTCGCTTCTCGGCAGGACGATCGCGCTGACGGAGTCCCGTCGTGCCGCCGAGCTGGCCACGCTGGTCAGCAACCTGGGCGGCCGGCCATACGCGGCCCCGGCCGTCCGCGAGGTGATCCGGCGCGACCGCGGTCCGGCGCTGGCCGCGCTGGAGCGGGTGGTCGCGGGCGAGGTCGCGGCGGTGATCTTCATGACCGGCGTCGGCGCGCGGGCGCTGTTCGCCCTGGCCACGGAGGCGGGGCGACGCGAGGCCCTGCTTTCCGCGCTGGCGCGGTTGCTGGTCGTTCCGCGTGGCCGCAAGGCTCTGGCGGCCCTCCGGGAGGCGGGGGTGACGCCGGGCGTGGTCCCCGCCGTCCCGACGTCCGCGGGGGTGCTCGACGCGCTGGCCGCCTGGGACCTGTCCTCGCGGGCGGTGGCGATCCAGCTCGCGGGGGACGAGAACGCGGTGCTCGTCGATGGGCTTCGCGCGCGGGGTGTCGAGGTCGTGGAGGTCCCGCTCTACGAGTGGACCCTGCCCGAGGACTGCCGGCCGCTCGAGCAGCTCGTCCACGACTTGCCGACGGGGCGGGTGGACGCGATCGCCTTCACCAGCGCGCCCCAGGTGCGGCATCTCTTCCTCGTCGCCGAGCGGGCCGGCCTGGCCGACACCGTGGCGGCGGCACTGCGCGACCGGGTGCTCACCGCCGTCGTCGGACCCGTGTGTGGCGCGGCCTTGAAGGAGCGCGGGGTGACCCCTGCGGTGGAGGCGGAGAAGGACACCATGGGCGCGCTCATCCACGCGATCGCCGCCCGCCTGGGGCAGGCGTGA
- a CDS encoding ABC transporter substrate-binding protein, whose protein sequence is MPLLALLLAFLLVWPAALADADDRPTAPAAATVYRRPLGHDPATLDPARIKDIYSRSVSQQIFDGLVQFDRTLSIVPGLAQFWKASRDGLNWTFTLRKGAKFHHGRDVTADDVIFSLTRLLDPRTRSGAADLVLGIKGARDFREGRASHLAGLVAVDPHTVRISLSKAFTPFVSALAVGHAKIVPRDVVEREGEGFGSRPVGSGPFRFVRWDRGREIVLAANPAYFDGPPRLSEIRFKIFPGNDADEMYREFARGRLEDAPAPAREYEQALASKDHLHVRRPMISIRWYGLNARHKPLDDRRIRQALIHAVDRVALLRDVYANRHVLARGILPPGTQGFNPALRGYVYDPDKARALLAEAGFPGGRGLPRIVIWSSVKRHEIVRQHEEVLKYWAAIGVDADVEYLTDWPVFARGLDQGKFPVFLHGWYADVPDPDNFLSKLFQSRSPQNFFGYANATVDDLLDQARGERDLSRRIALYRKAEQQVIADVPVIPILHHTYERLFQPYVRSVEVNGLGDPYIPFRKIWLDRTR, encoded by the coding sequence TTGCCTCTCCTTGCCCTGTTGCTGGCATTCCTGCTCGTCTGGCCGGCGGCGCTCGCCGACGCCGACGACCGGCCGACGGCGCCGGCCGCGGCCACCGTGTATCGACGTCCCCTAGGGCACGACCCGGCGACCCTGGATCCTGCCCGGATCAAGGACATCTATAGTCGGTCGGTGTCCCAGCAGATCTTCGACGGTCTCGTTCAGTTCGACCGGACACTGAGCATCGTCCCTGGCCTGGCCCAGTTTTGGAAGGCGTCCCGCGACGGGCTCAACTGGACATTCACGCTGCGCAAGGGAGCGAAGTTCCACCACGGACGAGACGTCACCGCCGACGACGTGATCTTCTCTCTCACCCGACTCCTGGATCCCAGGACCCGGTCGGGAGCCGCTGATCTGGTCCTGGGCATCAAAGGCGCTCGAGACTTCCGCGAGGGACGGGCCAGCCACCTGGCCGGCCTCGTAGCGGTCGACCCCCACACGGTGCGGATCTCCCTGAGCAAGGCGTTCACGCCGTTCGTCTCGGCGCTGGCCGTGGGTCATGCCAAGATCGTGCCCCGAGATGTCGTCGAGCGAGAGGGGGAGGGCTTCGGGAGCCGCCCTGTCGGGAGCGGCCCGTTTCGCTTCGTCCGCTGGGATCGCGGCCGGGAGATCGTGCTCGCGGCCAATCCCGCCTACTTCGATGGCCCTCCGCGCTTGTCGGAGATCCGGTTCAAAATCTTCCCCGGCAATGACGCGGATGAGATGTACCGGGAGTTCGCGCGGGGCCGCCTGGAGGATGCCCCGGCGCCCGCGCGAGAGTACGAGCAGGCTCTCGCTTCCAAGGACCATCTACACGTCAGACGCCCGATGATCAGCATCCGGTGGTACGGCCTGAACGCGCGCCACAAACCGCTCGATGACCGCCGTATCCGCCAGGCGCTCATCCATGCCGTCGACCGCGTCGCGCTGCTCCGGGACGTGTACGCCAATCGTCACGTCCTGGCCCGGGGAATCCTGCCGCCAGGAACGCAGGGCTTCAACCCGGCCCTGCGCGGGTATGTCTACGATCCCGACAAGGCCCGCGCGCTGCTCGCCGAGGCTGGCTTTCCCGGCGGGCGAGGCCTGCCCCGAATCGTGATCTGGTCCAGCGTCAAGCGGCACGAGATCGTGCGGCAGCACGAGGAAGTTTTGAAATACTGGGCGGCCATCGGCGTCGACGCTGACGTCGAGTACCTGACCGACTGGCCCGTGTTCGCCAGAGGGCTGGACCAGGGCAAGTTCCCCGTGTTCCTGCACGGCTGGTATGCCGACGTGCCCGATCCCGACAATTTCCTGTCCAAGCTGTTCCAGTCCCGCAGTCCCCAAAACTTCTTCGGGTACGCGAACGCCACCGTTGACGACCTGCTCGATCAGGCTCGCGGCGAGCGGGACCTCAGCCGGCGGATCGCCCTGTACCGGAAGGCGGAACAGCAGGTCATCGCGGACGTCCCGGTCATCCCGATCCTGCACCACACGTACGAGCGGCTCTTTCAGCCCTACGTGCGCAGCGTCGAGGTGAACGGCCTGGGCGATCCCTACATCCCTTTCCGCAAAATCTGGCTGGATCGGACCCGCTGA